One Catharus ustulatus isolate bCatUst1 chromosome 2, bCatUst1.pri.v2, whole genome shotgun sequence genomic window carries:
- the GTF3A gene encoding transcription factor IIIA isoform X2: MAGAQGDGGGSGSILPVRPYICSFPGCDATFNKAWRLSVHLCRHTGERPYVCDYEGCGKGFTRDFYRARHLLTHTGEKPFECTTDGCNEKFGTKSNMKKHIERKHQNQQKQYVCDFEGCNKSFKKHQQLKVHQCHHTNEPPFKCNKEGCGKCFATPSHLKRHEKIHEGYACKKENCLYIGKTWTELLKHNKVSHTEPIVCSECNKTFKRKDYLKQHQKTHAVEREVYRCPREGCGRTYTTLFNLQSHILSFHEEKKPFSCDYPGCGKVFAMKSLARHAVVHDPEKRKLNLKAKRSRPKRSLASRLSGYIPPKTQPGKDEVAMESKMVDKLVENVIPAVEIRTL; encoded by the exons ATGGCCGGCGCGCAGGGGgacggcggcggcagcgggagcATTCTCCCCGTCCGGCCGTACATTTGCTCCTTCCCCGGCTGCGACGCCACCTTCAACAAGGCCTGGCGGCTGTCCGTCCACCTCTGCCGGCACACGGGCGAG AGGCCGTATGTTTGCGATTATGAAGGCTGCGGCAAAGGGTTCACGAGGGACTTCTACCGCGCCCGACACCTCCTCACGCACACCGGGGAAAAGCCGTTCGA GTGCACAACTGATGGGTGCAATGAGAAATTTGGAACAAAATCAAACATGAAGAAGCACATTGAGCGCAAACATCAAAATCAGCAAAAGCAATATGTG TGTGACTTTGAAGGCTGTAACAAGTCTTTCAAGAAGCATCAACAACTTAAAGTTCATCAGTGTCACCACACCAATGAACCTCCCTTCAA ATGTAATAAAGAAGGATGTGGAAAGTGTTTCGCTACTCCAAGTCATCTAAAGCGGCATGAGAAGATACATGAAG GTTATGCATGCAAGAAGGAAAACTGCTTATATATTGGAAAAACTtggacagagctgctgaagcATAATAAAGTCAGTCACACAG AGCCAATAGTCTGCAGTGAATGTAACAAAACTTTTAAACGGAAGGATTACCTCAAGCAGCATCAAAAGACACACGCTGTGGAGAGGGAAGTCTACCGCTGCCCCAGAGAAGGATGTGGAAGAACTTACACAACTTTATTTAACCTTCAAAGCCATATCCTCTCTTTTCATGAGGAGAAAAAACCCTTCTCTTGTGATTATCCAGGCTGTGGAAAAGTGTTTGCAATGAAg AGCCTAGCAAGGCATGCAGTTGTACATGATcctgaaaagagaaagctgAACCTGAAA GCAAAGCGTTCTCGTCCCAAGAGGAGCTTAGCCTCTCGTCTCAGTGGCTACATTCCTCCTAAAACGCAGCCAGGAAAGGATGAGGTTGCGATGGAAAGCAAGATGGTGGATAAGCTTGTGGAAAATGTAATACCAGCTGTTGAAATCCGGACTCTGTAG
- the MTIF3 gene encoding translation initiation factor IF-3, mitochondrial → MTALCTMKHFCQATRNENRYAKRFFGTLLTHSAQKWLSSPFWMVVPDPRKSAVFGLTQPYCTDEKSHAQPKGKAAFGSVGRRIPYRILHVINQDGESLGNMHRADALRLMDERGLKLVLLRENVEPPVYRLMTGQQIHEEQLKRAEKKKSSPKPGVVQKELSFSSAIAKNDLETKTKQIAQWIEKRHHVKVTVRQAKGSSTDMFMLFDQILETVSEKATYLSKPKLAREGVSTCVLRHMSDKELKEHQKMEIKKNNTVKKDEKEDVKSNELHQ, encoded by the exons atGACTGCCCTGTGCACAATGAAGCATTTTTGTCAAGCAACCAGAAATGAGAATAGATATGCAAAAAGGTTCTTTGGTACGCTTCTGACACATTCAGCACAAAAGTGGCTCTCTTCTCCATTCTGGATGGTGGTACCTGACCCTAGGAAGTCAGCTGTGTTTGGGCTTACTCAGCCATATTGTACAGATGAAAAATCTCACGCACAACCAAAAGGGAAAGCAGCATTTGGAAGTGTTGGGCGAAGAATTCCCTATCGTATTTTGCACGTAATCAACCAGGATGGGGAGAGCTTAGGAAACATGCACCGAGCAGATGCACTCAGGCTTATGGATGAACGTGGCCTGAAACTGGTTCTGCTTCGTGAGAATGTAGAACCTCCGGTTTACAGACTAATGACTGGGCAGCAGATTCACGAAGAGCAGCTTAAAcgtgcagagaagaaaaaatcaaGTCCAAAGCCAG GGGTGGTTCAGAAGGAGTTATCCTTTTCTTCAGCTATTGCCAAGAATGACTTAGAGACCAAGACTAAACAGATAGCACAGTGGATTGAAAAGAGACACCATGTTAAAGTTACCGTCCGGCAAGCAAAAGGTAGCAGTACAGACATG TTCATGCTTTTCGATCAAATTTTAGAGACTGTGTCTGAGAAAGCCACTTATCTTTCCAAGCCAAAACTTGCTAGAGAAGGAGTGAGTACCTGTGTTTTGAGGCACATGTCTGACAAAGAGTTGAAAGAACACCAGAAGATGGAAATCAAGAAAAACAATACAgtaaagaaagatgaaaaagaagatGTGAAGTCAAATGAGTTGCATCAGTGA
- the GTF3A gene encoding transcription factor IIIA isoform X1 yields MAGAQGDGGGSGSILPVRPYICSFPGCDATFNKAWRLSVHLCRHTGERPYVCDYEGCGKGFTRDFYRARHLLTHTGEKPFECTTDGCNEKFGTKSNMKKHIERKHQNQQKQYVCDFEGCNKSFKKHQQLKVHQCHHTNEPPFKCNKEGCGKCFATPSHLKRHEKIHEGYACKKENCLYIGKTWTELLKHNKVSHTEPIVCSECNKTFKRKDYLKQHQKTHAVEREVYRCPREGCGRTYTTLFNLQSHILSFHEEKKPFSCDYPGCGKVFAMKQSLARHAVVHDPEKRKLNLKAKRSRPKRSLASRLSGYIPPKTQPGKDEVAMESKMVDKLVENVIPAVEIRTL; encoded by the exons ATGGCCGGCGCGCAGGGGgacggcggcggcagcgggagcATTCTCCCCGTCCGGCCGTACATTTGCTCCTTCCCCGGCTGCGACGCCACCTTCAACAAGGCCTGGCGGCTGTCCGTCCACCTCTGCCGGCACACGGGCGAG AGGCCGTATGTTTGCGATTATGAAGGCTGCGGCAAAGGGTTCACGAGGGACTTCTACCGCGCCCGACACCTCCTCACGCACACCGGGGAAAAGCCGTTCGA GTGCACAACTGATGGGTGCAATGAGAAATTTGGAACAAAATCAAACATGAAGAAGCACATTGAGCGCAAACATCAAAATCAGCAAAAGCAATATGTG TGTGACTTTGAAGGCTGTAACAAGTCTTTCAAGAAGCATCAACAACTTAAAGTTCATCAGTGTCACCACACCAATGAACCTCCCTTCAA ATGTAATAAAGAAGGATGTGGAAAGTGTTTCGCTACTCCAAGTCATCTAAAGCGGCATGAGAAGATACATGAAG GTTATGCATGCAAGAAGGAAAACTGCTTATATATTGGAAAAACTtggacagagctgctgaagcATAATAAAGTCAGTCACACAG AGCCAATAGTCTGCAGTGAATGTAACAAAACTTTTAAACGGAAGGATTACCTCAAGCAGCATCAAAAGACACACGCTGTGGAGAGGGAAGTCTACCGCTGCCCCAGAGAAGGATGTGGAAGAACTTACACAACTTTATTTAACCTTCAAAGCCATATCCTCTCTTTTCATGAGGAGAAAAAACCCTTCTCTTGTGATTATCCAGGCTGTGGAAAAGTGTTTGCAATGAAg CAGAGCCTAGCAAGGCATGCAGTTGTACATGATcctgaaaagagaaagctgAACCTGAAA GCAAAGCGTTCTCGTCCCAAGAGGAGCTTAGCCTCTCGTCTCAGTGGCTACATTCCTCCTAAAACGCAGCCAGGAAAGGATGAGGTTGCGATGGAAAGCAAGATGGTGGATAAGCTTGTGGAAAATGTAATACCAGCTGTTGAAATCCGGACTCTGTAG